In Lacinutrix sp. Bg11-31, the DNA window ATATGCTACTTGGTGTCTCTTATTTACTACACCCTAAAGTTGGTGTAAGAGCACATGTTGGTATTACAGATATCAATGCAAAAACAACAGCCTACACTCAGTTTTTAACTGATATTGTTTTTAATTTAAAACCAATAAAATTACAAACTCTAGATCTTGGTTTTAAAAGCCAATGGCAAGATTTTAATGCCGATTTAGTAAGTCGAGAAATTGTACAAAACACATTATATGCTAACTATAATGTAAACACAAATTTTAAATTGGGTTGGTTTACACAATACAATTACACATGGCAAAATGACAACAACCAAAGCCATTTATTATTTACCTCTTTATATTATAACCTGTTAAGCAAACCTGTACTTAAAGCAGGTTTAAATTACCAATACATAACTTTTAAAGACCAAGTACCAACAATATATTTTAGTCCAGAAAAATTTAATGTGTACGAAGTGTTTGTTGAACTTGTAAAAAACCAAAAAGGAAAATGGTTTTATAACCTAAATGTTGCAACAGGCTTACAGTTTATAGAAGACCAACCACAACAAAGCACTTACCGTTTTCAAGGTAAATTAGGCTACAATGTTTCGAATAGGTTTACAGCAAATATTTATGGTTTACATAGTAATATTGCCTCTGCAACAGCAGCAGGTTTTACGTTTACAGAAGTAGGTTTGAGGTTGAAATGGGATTTATTTAAGAAGACTATTTTTAGAGAGTAAATGTTTTAAGTATCAAAAAAAACATAAAAAAAACATAATTTGCTATTAATTATCCTCTGCTTGCTTTTACTGGACATCCAATGGCTTTTGTTAAGTTTGGACTTGGTTTCTTGCCAGCTTGTAATGCTTTAATCGCTTCTTCAACGTACTTCACTTTTACATCTTCTGGAGATTTAGAATTATCATCAATAGCTCCAATGTATTGTACTTTAAGCTCTTTGTCTAATAGAAATACTTGTGGAGTTCTAACAGCTCCATATTGCGGATATATTTTTTGTCCTTCGTCTACTAAATACGCAAACGGAAACGCTTTGTCTTTAGCACGAGTTTGCATTGCTGCATAACCTTCTTTTTCATTTTCCGGACTATTTGGGTTTATTGCAATTACAGAATATCCTTGTGGAGCATATGTGTTATGCAACGCGATTAAACGGTCTTCGTATAATTTTGAAAAAGGACACTCATTACAAGTAAAAGTTACAATATAGCCTTTAGCATTCTCAACACCTGCAAGAGACACCATAGAACCATCTATATTTTTAAGATTAAAATCGGTTGCTACATCTCCAATATTATAACCTCCAATTTCCTCTATTGTTTTTGTTTGCTCTGGACTTCCTCCTTTTGGTGGTCCTTTTCTATCTCCTCCATGTGGTGGACCTTTTCGGTCTCCATCATGATGTTTTCCTTTTCCATCTTTTGGATGGTGTTCACTATCTGGACCATGTTCATGTTCCTTATGCTCTAAAGCTGTATCATGTTTATGGTTTTCTTTATTTTTACATGATACCAGTACAATTGCTAACATGGCAACCATAGTAAATACTACACTTATTCTTTTCATCTTAAATTATTTATGTATTGTTTTATTTATTTCGTTTTCTAAGTCTTCTACATTTTCAAACGACCGCTCGTAAAAAGCTCGTTTTTTATTATTAAAAATAACTGTAAACGGTATTGCTCCAGACCAATTTGGATCTATTTTATCTATCCAAATGTTAGATGCAGGGTCGTCTAACAACACAACTTTAGAAGTAATGTTTTTTTCTTTTAAAAATGGTTTCAGCTTAGTTTCTATATCTTTTGTAAAGTCTAGACTCACTAATATTACTTCTGTATCGGGATGCTTTTTTTGATATTCTTGTATATACGGTAACTCTTTAACACAAGGAGCACACCACATTGCCCAAAAATTAACAATATATGTTTTGTTACTATCTGTATATAATAGAGGTTCTAGTTGATCAAAATTGTAAACAGGAATACTGTCGTTAATAGTTGTGCTATTACTTGCTGTTGTAGCAACAATATCTGTTTTAGTCTTGTTGCAGCTTACACAAAAACAGAATACTACTATTACAAATAATAGTAGTTGTGGCTTTTGTTTTAAAAAGAATGTCTTCACCAAGATAAGAAGGGTTTAAAAACATTAGACTTTTTAAATTACAAAAGGTTTAATTTGGGTTTGTTTTTTTTGATTGGGTTTTGATTGGGTTTTGATTGGTTGTTATTTTAGAATTTTGTTTTTAGGGTATAAAAAAACGATTTAAACTTTAGTTCAAATCGTTTTTTTATTTTAATTCTATATTTATTATAAGAGTACTCTTAATTTAGAATTACCTTTAGAAAAGTCACAAAATCTTTTGAGAACATCTAAAGGTAAACCAAAAGCTTCTGCTAATTCTAAATCTGAATATTCTAAATCATTTTTATGCATTTTATAAGAAGTCAAAAAAAGCTTCGGTTCATCTATGAAAACATTTACTGGTTCACTTTTTCTTCCCCATTTTCTACTTAACTCAATATTTAAGTACCTATATCTGTCATAGGAAATACTTCCAACATCTTTTGCTCTTCTAATTAAAGAAGCCATAGAAGTTAGCCAGTAAATTTTATGTTCTGCCAATTCTGATAGTTTTAGATTTCTAAGTGATTGCTTAATATGCTCTTCTGGCATTAAAAATTCTGAAGCAAAATCATTAGCTTCATTCTCAACATTACGATATTCTGGTATCAGAAAACCTCCTGCAATATGCATTATTATGTGAGCCAATTCGTGTGATAAAGTAAAACGTTTTCTATCATTACTGAAGTTACTATTTATAACAATTACTGGATTCCCTTTATCTGTAAGAAAAGAAACTCCATCAAATTTTTCAGTTGTATCAAATTGAACAACTATAATTCCATTACTTTCTAATAAATTAAAGATGTTTTTTACAGGCATATCAATATCTAAACCCATTTGTTTTCTAATGTACTTTGCTATCGTTTTTGGAGAAAACCCATCTTCGATATCAATTGGTTTCAAT includes these proteins:
- a CDS encoding TlpA disulfide reductase family protein, with amino-acid sequence MKTFFLKQKPQLLLFVIVVFCFCVSCNKTKTDIVATTASNSTTINDSIPVYNFDQLEPLLYTDSNKTYIVNFWAMWCAPCVKELPYIQEYQKKHPDTEVILVSLDFTKDIETKLKPFLKEKNITSKVVLLDDPASNIWIDKIDPNWSGAIPFTVIFNNKKRAFYERSFENVEDLENEINKTIHK
- a CDS encoding ImmA/IrrE family metallo-endopeptidase; the protein is MELNYKQLIFAREYRKYSQTDLASHINGLSQSNLSKFEKGLGTLSDEIVQKIILFLDFPEKFFVRRISNRVENAHYRKKSAINKSTRLDIEYGNKIIGFIIDQMTNSVEWPEFLLKPIDIEDGFSPKTIAKYIRKQMGLDIDMPVKNIFNLLESNGIIVVQFDTTEKFDGVSFLTDKGNPVIVINSNFSNDRKRFTLSHELAHIIMHIAGGFLIPEYRNVENEANDFASEFLMPEEHIKQSLRNLKLSELAEHKIYWLTSMASLIRRAKDVGSISYDRYRYLNIELSRKWGRKSEPVNVFIDEPKLFLTSYKMHKNDLEYSDLELAEAFGLPLDVLKRFCDFSKGNSKLRVLL
- a CDS encoding thioredoxin family protein, with the protein product MKRISVVFTMVAMLAIVLVSCKNKENHKHDTALEHKEHEHGPDSEHHPKDGKGKHHDGDRKGPPHGGDRKGPPKGGSPEQTKTIEEIGGYNIGDVATDFNLKNIDGSMVSLAGVENAKGYIVTFTCNECPFSKLYEDRLIALHNTYAPQGYSVIAINPNSPENEKEGYAAMQTRAKDKAFPFAYLVDEGQKIYPQYGAVRTPQVFLLDKELKVQYIGAIDDNSKSPEDVKVKYVEEAIKALQAGKKPSPNLTKAIGCPVKASRG